One segment of Candidatus Zixiibacteriota bacterium DNA contains the following:
- a CDS encoding histidine kinase dimerization/phospho-acceptor domain-containing protein translates to MPREFMEKKEFRQFEIMRDIALAGASGRKPQETAEAALKGAMNLVGLSAGMLTIWDESFTPLLTVTHSETLQEREALMQLEEELFLNLRRKRHLVSAYLSFGGERPLATFTLPLRKGEKILGAVLGVQPGSGTLVGEGEFLEALAAALSLTMIAGGAVEPKATDIAAQIRKERLDAITEIATTIAHEINNPLTAVLGNVQLLLMKRNDLDDELKKKLKVIEESALRIKDVTQKLITITQERVTEYINGTKMIDLTDEEKAP, encoded by the coding sequence ATGCCCCGGGAATTTATGGAAAAGAAAGAGTTTCGCCAGTTTGAGATCATGCGCGATATAGCGCTGGCCGGCGCATCCGGGCGCAAGCCGCAGGAGACCGCCGAAGCGGCGCTCAAGGGAGCGATGAATCTGGTGGGGCTTTCGGCCGGCATGCTGACGATCTGGGATGAGAGCTTTACGCCATTATTGACAGTGACGCATTCGGAGACGCTTCAGGAGAGGGAAGCGTTGATGCAGTTGGAGGAGGAGTTATTTCTAAACTTGAGGCGAAAGCGACATCTGGTTTCGGCCTATCTTTCATTTGGGGGAGAGCGGCCGCTGGCGACTTTTACTTTGCCGTTAAGGAAAGGGGAAAAGATACTTGGGGCGGTGCTGGGGGTACAGCCGGGAAGCGGCACATTGGTGGGCGAAGGGGAATTTCTGGAGGCGCTGGCGGCAGCGCTTTCGCTGACTATGATTGCCGGTGGAGCGGTGGAGCCAAAAGCGACCGATATCGCTGCGCAAATCAGAAAAGAGCGTCTTGACGCTATCACCGAAATCGCGACAACTATAGCGCATGAAATTAATAATCCCTTGACGGCGGTTCTGGGGAATGTGCAACTGCTGTTGATGAAGCGGAACGACCTGGACGATGAATTGAAAAAGAAGTTAAAGGTGATAGAGGAATCGGCTCTCAGGATAAAGGATGTAACCCAGAAGTTGATAACTATAACGCAAGAGCGAGTGACGGAATATATCAACGGGACAAAAATGATCGACCTCACCGATGAGGAAAAGGCACCTTAG
- a CDS encoding S8 family serine peptidase, which translates to MFRHRAQFFAFALLSVLILSSSARPKMASTGPATGEIRYLKQRVIPEKPKNVKIASDASFRYVVVKFQEGSSVRLRGNNLTAEANHLNSARQAERLLAPYINGQFERHFKVKSEHELERARIIAEASSKHQLADLNLYYRIQVNSAAEGEDLVNRLNQLDIVEIAYIEPVPEPAGDIAPPTPDYEFYQDYLFAAPGGVDAEYAKTQPGGDGAGVKIIDIEFEWTETHEDLEKALGGTIVGGGAPYGDHGTAVIGEMIAGDNGYGVTGICPGADIGMVSVATISTAEAILVAADNLQPGDLILIELHAPGPHYNFQVRSDQRGYVCMEYWQDNFDAIQYAWAKGVIVVEAAGNGAENFDDPLLYGQLFDTTYRNSRAIIVGAGAPPSGAYGTDRSRLSFSNYGERVNLQGYGAGVYTTGYGGLFDGGGDYNQHYTASFSGTSSASPIVTGAVACLQGYYKATFGVPMTADAARNLLYATGSPQQGLLTQHIGPRPDLAAAFPAIAPPSSLYSSPIYIDTSVEGGTMVNIPVWLHNRSASTSLDFNLVGNDSLPKMTIGNWLNASPSVGSVPTLDSVVITVTIDATVIPTSLTRYKGIVEISWGQSGNPLDSMLYLPVFLTVPCATDTTFAAKSSNDSGPAFNWVDITGIGTLIPKNTYYNTFSPTTPLDDGSAGPFNLPFTFKFFGSSYTQFYVGVNGAISFTDSEVNSNGYFSGFNIPGNPFSTFVSAFWNDLTIDSVRGGHGNIYYYFSPTHDTAIIEWYRVGNFNSASDTLTTFEIILTKRGDITFQYLSVGNSGLQSTALIGLSAIDCQASPYLDNSVPVNHLVGNADAVLFERQDLAMAGDANNNGITNILDATYLLAYMYRSGPAPIPMEAGDVNCSGAINILDVTALIGYLYKSGAEPCYY; encoded by the coding sequence ATGTTTAGACACCGCGCCCAGTTTTTCGCCTTTGCGCTTCTCTCAGTCCTCATACTCTCAAGTTCAGCCAGACCCAAAATGGCTTCGACGGGACCGGCAACGGGGGAGATTCGCTATCTTAAACAGCGTGTTATCCCGGAAAAACCGAAAAACGTCAAGATTGCCTCCGATGCCTCCTTCCGCTATGTAGTTGTCAAGTTTCAGGAGGGTTCCTCGGTTCGGCTGCGCGGGAATAATCTTACGGCCGAGGCGAACCATCTGAACTCTGCCAGGCAAGCCGAGAGACTGCTGGCGCCTTATATCAACGGCCAATTTGAAAGACATTTCAAGGTAAAGTCAGAGCATGAGCTTGAGCGTGCCCGCATTATTGCCGAGGCTTCCTCTAAACACCAGCTTGCCGACCTCAATCTCTATTATAGGATTCAGGTGAACTCGGCTGCGGAAGGGGAGGATTTAGTCAACCGTCTCAATCAACTCGATATTGTGGAGATTGCCTATATCGAGCCGGTTCCGGAACCGGCCGGAGATATCGCTCCGCCAACACCTGATTATGAGTTCTATCAGGATTATCTTTTTGCCGCCCCGGGAGGAGTCGATGCCGAGTATGCCAAGACCCAGCCGGGTGGTGATGGCGCCGGTGTCAAGATTATCGACATAGAGTTTGAGTGGACCGAGACTCATGAGGACCTGGAGAAAGCTCTGGGCGGGACCATTGTCGGCGGAGGCGCTCCCTATGGCGACCATGGCACGGCGGTGATTGGCGAAATGATTGCCGGAGACAACGGCTATGGCGTCACCGGTATCTGCCCCGGCGCCGATATCGGCATGGTCTCGGTGGCGACGATTAGCACTGCCGAAGCGATTCTTGTTGCCGCCGACAATCTCCAGCCGGGCGACCTGATTCTGATTGAGCTTCATGCCCCTGGCCCGCATTACAATTTCCAGGTTCGTTCTGACCAGCGCGGTTATGTCTGCATGGAATACTGGCAGGATAATTTTGACGCCATTCAATATGCCTGGGCGAAAGGTGTCATTGTTGTCGAGGCGGCCGGCAACGGCGCCGAGAATTTTGATGACCCGTTGCTTTACGGGCAGTTATTTGATACCACCTATCGGAATTCCCGCGCCATTATCGTCGGCGCCGGCGCTCCGCCCAGCGGCGCATATGGCACCGACCGCTCCCGCCTTTCCTTTTCCAACTATGGCGAAAGAGTTAATCTGCAGGGATATGGCGCCGGAGTCTATACCACCGGTTACGGCGGGCTCTTTGATGGCGGTGGTGATTACAATCAGCATTATACGGCATCTTTTTCCGGGACATCATCGGCTTCCCCCATTGTGACTGGCGCCGTGGCTTGCCTGCAGGGTTACTACAAAGCCACTTTTGGCGTTCCTATGACGGCAGATGCCGCTCGCAATCTCCTTTATGCCACCGGTTCCCCACAGCAGGGGTTGCTTACTCAGCATATCGGTCCCCGACCGGACCTTGCTGCCGCCTTTCCGGCAATTGCCCCGCCTTCATCTCTTTACAGCAGTCCTATTTATATAGACACCTCTGTGGAAGGCGGAACTATGGTCAATATTCCGGTCTGGCTGCATAACCGCTCTGCTTCGACATCGCTCGACTTCAACCTGGTCGGAAATGATTCACTCCCCAAAATGACCATCGGCAACTGGTTGAACGCATCACCCAGCGTCGGCTCGGTGCCTACCCTTGATTCTGTCGTAATTACCGTAACCATCGATGCCACTGTTATCCCTACCAGTCTGACCAGATATAAAGGGATAGTTGAAATCTCCTGGGGACAAAGCGGCAATCCGCTTGATTCTATGCTGTACTTGCCGGTCTTCTTGACTGTCCCCTGCGCCACCGATACCACTTTCGCCGCCAAATCAAGCAACGACAGTGGCCCGGCATTCAACTGGGTTGATATCACCGGCATCGGGACCTTGATTCCCAAGAATACTTATTACAATACTTTTTCGCCGACGACTCCTCTGGATGACGGCTCGGCTGGACCATTCAATCTCCCCTTCACCTTCAAATTCTTTGGGAGCAGCTACACTCAGTTCTATGTCGGGGTGAATGGAGCCATTTCCTTCACCGATTCGGAAGTCAACAGCAACGGATATTTCAGCGGTTTTAATATCCCGGGGAATCCTTTCTCCACCTTTGTCTCCGCCTTCTGGAATGACCTGACTATAGATTCCGTGCGCGGGGGACATGGAAACATCTACTATTATTTCAGCCCCACGCACGACACTGCCATCATTGAGTGGTACCGAGTCGGCAACTTCAATTCCGCCAGTGATACTCTAACAACTTTTGAGATAATTCTCACCAAGAGGGGCGACATCACGTTTCAGTATCTTTCGGTCGGGAATTCGGGGCTGCAGAGTACTGCATTGATAGGCCTTAGCGCCATTGACTGCCAGGCATCACCATACCTGGACAATTCCGTGCCGGTGAACCACCTGGTGGGGAACGCCGATGCCGTTCTCTTTGAGAGGCAGGATCTTGCTATGGCTGGTGATGCCAATAACAACGGCATCACAAATATTCTTGATGCCACCTATTTGCTCGCCTATATGTATCGAAGTGGTCCCGCGCCGATACCGATGGAAGCGGGCGATGTCAACTGCAGCGGGGCGATTAATATTCTTGATGTAACCGCTCTGATTGGTTACCTCTACAAGTCCGGCGCTGAACCATGCTATTACTGA
- the purF gene encoding amidophosphoribosyltransferase, which produces MLESHLMHDNCGIFGIYGNNRAAELTYFGLYSLQHRGQESAGIVTSGNGQVYIYKGMGEVNEVFANKKYIDRLKGNIAIGHTRYSTTGASSLTNIQPLLITNRSQKLAIAHNGNLTNSYSLRMQLERTGSIFQTTSDTEIILHLAAQSRNRNWVNRICEALSRVEGAYSLLFLTDESIIAARDPFGFRPLSLGKYNGSYIVASETCAFDIIGAKYVRDIEPGEVLEIGPKGLKSVRFERKQRHAFCIFEFIYFARPDSMIFGENVDKVRRRLGRQLAIEHPADADIVIAIPDSANTAALGYSEKSGIKFEIGLIRNHYVGRTFIDPEQTIRDLDVKVKFNPVKGVLKDKRVVVVDDSIVRGTTSKKLVKLIRSAGAKEIHFRVSSPPIISPCFFGIDMPTKKELIASSKKVKEIQDYLEVDSLGYLSIEGMLSMPSLPHDNFCVSCFSGRYPVKIEKINDKLRLEKV; this is translated from the coding sequence ATGTTAGAGTCCCATCTGATGCACGACAACTGCGGCATTTTTGGAATCTATGGAAATAACCGCGCCGCCGAACTGACCTACTTCGGATTATATTCTCTCCAGCACCGCGGACAGGAATCGGCCGGCATTGTTACCTCCGGCAACGGTCAGGTATATATATATAAAGGGATGGGTGAAGTTAATGAGGTCTTCGCCAACAAAAAGTATATCGATCGTCTAAAAGGGAACATTGCCATAGGCCATACCCGCTATTCCACCACCGGGGCATCATCGCTGACCAATATTCAGCCTTTGCTCATCACTAACCGGAGTCAGAAACTGGCTATCGCTCACAATGGCAATCTCACCAATTCCTACAGCCTGCGGATGCAACTCGAGCGAACCGGCTCAATCTTTCAAACAACGTCCGATACTGAAATTATTCTTCATCTGGCGGCGCAATCCAGAAATCGAAACTGGGTCAACCGGATTTGCGAAGCCCTCAGCCGTGTCGAAGGGGCATATTCCCTGCTGTTTTTGACTGATGAGTCCATTATCGCCGCCCGCGACCCATTCGGTTTCCGGCCTCTGTCCCTTGGCAAATATAACGGAAGCTACATTGTCGCCTCCGAAACCTGCGCCTTTGATATCATTGGAGCAAAATATGTCCGCGATATCGAGCCCGGCGAAGTCCTCGAAATCGGTCCCAAGGGACTAAAATCGGTGCGGTTTGAGAGAAAGCAGCGCCACGCTTTCTGTATTTTTGAATTCATCTACTTTGCTCGTCCCGATTCCATGATTTTCGGGGAAAACGTCGACAAGGTCCGCCGCCGACTGGGACGTCAACTGGCTATTGAGCATCCTGCTGACGCCGATATCGTCATCGCCATTCCAGACTCGGCCAATACCGCCGCCCTCGGGTATTCCGAAAAATCAGGAATCAAATTCGAAATCGGGCTTATTCGGAACCATTATGTCGGTCGCACCTTTATTGACCCCGAACAGACCATTCGCGACCTGGATGTTAAAGTGAAGTTTAATCCGGTCAAAGGCGTTCTTAAAGACAAGAGGGTTGTAGTCGTTGATGATTCCATAGTCCGGGGGACCACATCCAAGAAACTGGTCAAATTGATTCGCTCCGCCGGCGCCAAAGAGATTCATTTTCGCGTCTCCTCTCCCCCCATTATCTCTCCCTGTTTCTTCGGCATCGACATGCCTACCAAAAAGGAACTCATCGCCTCATCAAAGAAGGTGAAAGAGATACAGGATTATCTTGAAGTTGACTCCCTGGGGTATCTTTCCATTGAAGGGATGTTATCTATGCCATCACTCCCTCACGACAATTTCTGCGTCAGCTGTTTTTCCGGGCGCTATCCGGTCAAGATTGAGAAGATAAACGACAAGCTCCGTCTGGAGAAAGTCTAA
- a CDS encoding DUF3566 domain-containing protein — MKFELKHIGYWSLIKISFVVHLIAGFAIGIIFALFIGLMLSLIANVGELGGMPLPMEEMPPLGILLAMYPIMLGFGGAFFGTIFMLIIAFVYNLTAKLIGGIEVELSQMPVMVPTAAPPQAYVQSHLYHPTPPPPPPPVEPLPPDITPPPDDNEPRRQS; from the coding sequence ATGAAATTCGAGTTGAAACATATCGGCTACTGGTCATTGATTAAAATCTCCTTTGTGGTGCATCTCATCGCCGGTTTTGCGATAGGGATTATTTTCGCGCTGTTCATTGGTTTGATGTTGTCGCTAATTGCCAATGTAGGGGAGCTGGGGGGAATGCCGCTTCCGATGGAGGAAATGCCGCCGCTGGGGATTCTTCTGGCAATGTATCCGATTATGCTCGGATTCGGCGGGGCGTTTTTCGGCACGATTTTCATGCTGATAATTGCTTTTGTTTACAATCTGACGGCGAAACTTATAGGAGGAATTGAGGTCGAATTAAGTCAGATGCCGGTGATGGTGCCGACGGCAGCGCCGCCGCAGGCATATGTGCAGTCTCATCTGTACCATCCGACCCCGCCGCCGCCACCGCCGCCGGTAGAGCCGCTGCCGCCTGATATAACACCACCGCCGGACGATAATGAACCGCGGAGACAGAGTTAA
- a CDS encoding dockerin type I repeat-containing protein, translating to MALLSKACGIQLIIASMFAVIFPVSAEDIGTSATAAPDPLFGMATVYTIYAASTFPWFISAADLDGDADFDLITANGGTNDVSIMKNNGDGTFAGAVNYAVGTYPGCVFSADLDGDGDKDLATANRTTDNVSVLMNNGDGTFATSVDYGVGDNPYSVFAADLDGDGDLDLAASCSSSDQFSLLFNYGDGTFASVVNYWAGDGARCIHCADINGDSYPDLTSSNFLGYNIAIALNFGDGTFASTSYYSTGSNSYPSAIFSADLDKDSDLDLVVVNTNLDDIAIFFNDGSGAIGTPVHYPAGDGAYGGCSADFDGDGDIDIATSNRMPDDVTILLNNGTGAFVSEGAYSTGGLTPYSLCSADFDGDGDFDLAVANSDSHTFSVIFNQSGPYQNFVCGDANGNGTVNILDATFIISYRFKGGPAPNPVEAADANGNGTINILDATYIISYRFKGGPAPICP from the coding sequence ATGGCACTGTTATCAAAAGCCTGTGGAATTCAGCTCATTATCGCCTCAATGTTTGCTGTCATCTTTCCCGTGTCCGCAGAGGATATAGGAACATCTGCAACTGCCGCCCCCGACCCGCTCTTCGGAATGGCTACTGTATATACAATTTACGCTGCTTCAACCTTCCCCTGGTTTATATCCGCAGCGGACTTGGACGGTGATGCAGACTTCGATTTGATAACAGCAAACGGCGGAACTAACGATGTCTCCATTATGAAAAACAACGGTGATGGCACCTTCGCCGGGGCCGTTAACTATGCCGTCGGAACATATCCCGGTTGTGTCTTTTCGGCTGACCTGGACGGTGATGGTGACAAGGATTTGGCGACCGCCAATCGGACCACAGACAACGTATCCGTCCTTATGAACAATGGCGACGGGACCTTTGCTACTTCTGTCGACTATGGTGTGGGGGATAATCCCTATTCCGTCTTTGCAGCAGACCTGGATGGTGATGGCGACCTTGATTTGGCCGCTTCCTGCAGTAGTAGTGACCAATTTTCTCTCCTGTTCAACTATGGAGATGGTACATTCGCATCTGTCGTTAATTACTGGGCGGGAGACGGGGCGCGCTGTATTCACTGTGCTGACATCAACGGTGACAGCTACCCTGATTTGACTTCCTCGAATTTCTTGGGTTATAACATCGCCATTGCCCTTAATTTTGGCGACGGTACATTTGCATCAACATCTTATTACTCAACCGGATCAAACTCATATCCCTCCGCCATCTTCTCCGCCGACCTCGATAAAGACAGCGACCTTGACCTCGTTGTGGTAAATACCAATCTCGATGATATCGCTATCTTCTTTAATGACGGTAGCGGGGCTATCGGAACCCCGGTTCATTATCCTGCGGGAGACGGGGCATATGGCGGCTGCTCGGCTGATTTTGACGGTGATGGCGATATAGATATTGCAACGTCAAATAGGATGCCCGATGACGTCACCATCCTCTTAAATAACGGCACCGGCGCGTTTGTGTCAGAAGGTGCTTACTCCACCGGCGGATTGACCCCATATTCACTTTGTTCTGCTGACTTCGATGGCGATGGTGATTTCGACTTGGCAGTCGCAAATAGCGACTCGCATACATTTTCGGTAATCTTCAATCAAAGCGGACCATACCAGAACTTTGTCTGCGGCGACGCCAACGGCAATGGCACGGTCAACATTCTCGATGCCACCTTTATTATCTCGTATCGCTTTAAGGGCGGACCGGCGCCAAATCCGGTAGAGGCGGCGGATGCCAATGGTAACGGAACTATAAATATTCTTGATGCCACTTACATCATCTCCTATCGCTTTAAAGGAGGTCCCGCTCCCATCTGCCCGTGA
- a CDS encoding STAS domain-containing protein: protein MKVKTEIKGDAVVFHLSGKIMGGEESTLFHGQIHEQIDAGKKKVVIDLGDVEWMNSSGIGMLISILTTVKNNKGELRIANTPKKVQNLINIVQIERILKSYDSVEDALKSF from the coding sequence ATGAAAGTGAAAACAGAAATTAAAGGTGACGCCGTCGTATTTCACCTCTCCGGCAAAATCATGGGCGGTGAAGAATCGACTCTGTTTCACGGGCAGATTCATGAACAGATCGACGCCGGAAAGAAGAAAGTTGTGATTGACCTGGGTGATGTGGAATGGATGAACTCCTCCGGAATTGGCATGCTTATATCTATCCTCACTACCGTCAAGAATAACAAAGGGGAGCTGCGGATAGCCAACACCCCGAAAAAAGTGCAAAACCTGATTAACATCGTCCAGATTGAGAGGATTCTTAAGTCTTACGACTCCGTTGAGGATGCCCTCAAGTCATTCTGA
- the gltX gene encoding glutamate--tRNA ligase, with the protein MTEVRVRIAPSPSGYLHVGTARTAIFNWLFARHHGGKFLVRIEDTDTARSDADLIGPIMDALKWLGLDWDEEPIYQSQRLDQYKIYVNKLLESGHAYRCFCTPEELEAERNKAMAEKRPPKYDRKCLRRSDAEIKALLEKNTPFAIRLQIPEGVTSYNDLVLGKITRQNEEIEDLVISRGDGRAVYNMAVVVDDFEMGITHVIRGNDHISNTFKQIHIYRGLGLTPPQFGHLPLILRPDRKKVSKRLGDKDVAEYGKEGILPEALFNFLCLLGWSPKDNRELVRKEELIQIFTLENVNAANPIFNEEKLLALNKEYIKLYPDYKLAEMAAPLIVQAGHTSKYWLETRWEYFLKIIGLLKERCRRMTDFVSLSEYFFHDEFKFEPEALEKQRNEKTAVALKKLKDRLEAVTDFRKEKLEEALGEVAAELAIKKGDLIHPTRLAVSGMTVGPGLYDMLELLGKLEVMRRLQRFIDTIAK; encoded by the coding sequence GTGACTGAAGTACGAGTAAGAATTGCGCCATCGCCGTCAGGATATCTGCATGTCGGCACAGCGCGGACGGCAATTTTCAACTGGCTTTTTGCGCGTCATCATGGCGGAAAGTTCCTGGTTCGAATCGAAGATACAGATACCGCTCGTTCTGACGCCGACCTGATTGGACCGATTATGGATGCCCTTAAGTGGCTCGGGCTTGACTGGGATGAAGAGCCGATATATCAGTCACAGCGACTGGACCAATATAAGATATATGTGAATAAACTACTGGAGTCGGGGCATGCCTATCGCTGTTTCTGCACGCCGGAAGAACTGGAAGCGGAGCGCAATAAAGCGATGGCAGAAAAACGACCGCCCAAATATGACCGAAAGTGCCTGAGACGCTCTGACGCCGAAATCAAGGCGTTGCTGGAGAAAAATACACCGTTTGCTATTCGCCTTCAAATTCCCGAAGGGGTGACAAGTTATAATGACTTGGTGCTCGGCAAGATCACTCGCCAAAACGAAGAGATTGAGGATTTGGTAATCAGCCGCGGAGACGGGCGGGCGGTTTACAATATGGCGGTGGTAGTGGATGATTTCGAGATGGGGATAACGCACGTAATCAGAGGGAATGACCATATCAGCAACACCTTCAAGCAGATTCATATCTATCGCGGATTGGGGCTGACTCCCCCGCAATTTGGACATCTGCCGTTAATCCTTCGCCCGGACCGGAAAAAAGTCTCGAAGCGTCTGGGGGATAAAGATGTCGCGGAGTACGGCAAAGAAGGGATTTTGCCCGAAGCGCTGTTTAATTTCCTCTGCCTTCTCGGTTGGTCGCCAAAGGATAACCGTGAGCTGGTAAGAAAAGAGGAACTGATTCAGATTTTCACTCTGGAAAATGTCAATGCCGCTAACCCGATTTTCAATGAAGAAAAATTGCTGGCGCTCAACAAGGAATATATAAAGTTGTATCCGGATTACAAGCTGGCGGAGATGGCCGCGCCGCTGATTGTCCAAGCCGGGCATACCTCCAAGTACTGGCTGGAAACAAGGTGGGAGTATTTCTTGAAGATTATCGGTTTGCTCAAGGAGCGGTGCCGCCGAATGACTGATTTTGTATCGCTCAGTGAATATTTCTTCCATGATGAGTTCAAATTTGAACCGGAGGCGCTGGAGAAGCAGAGGAATGAGAAGACCGCGGTGGCATTGAAAAAGCTTAAAGACCGCCTTGAAGCCGTAACCGACTTCCGAAAGGAAAAACTGGAAGAAGCTCTCGGCGAAGTTGCCGCGGAATTAGCGATAAAAAAAGGGGACTTGATTCATCCTACCCGGCTGGCTGTTTCGGGGATGACAGTAGGACCAGGGCTTTATGATATGTTGGAACTGCTGGGCAAGCTGGAGGTAATGAGGAGACTTCAAAGATTCATAGATACAATTGCGAAGTAA
- a CDS encoding acetate--CoA ligase family protein, protein MKGLEYIFKPKSVAVIGASTQKGTIGREILHNIIVNEFNGKVFPVNPKASVIHSIKCYSTILDVPDMVDMAIIAVPRDFVPMVAEQCGQKGVKGLVVISAGFKEVGGRGIELEDQLVGIVKKYEMRMIGPNCFGIVNTHPEYSLNCTFGKTRALQGRVGFISQSGALGEAIMIHARELGLGFSMVASIGNKADVSANDVLEFLKDDPDTDIILLYLENFGNPRHFTKIAREISRGKPIVAVKSGRTRQGAAAASSHTGALAELDVGVDALFDQCGVIRVSSIEELFDVGAALANQPMPKGNKVAIVSNAGGPALLATDALISLGMELPQYTGETKAKLKKALTGQGEVHNPLDLVAGAGGEAFKRALSVVKDDKNFDSIFTICVPPVTINQMEVANSILAGIEGCKKTVLTCFMGAGEGSAAVEYLKSRNVPVYIFPEAVAKTLSLIDGYRRWLERPRGQFKTFRVDKKRVQEMIDKALKKGDKAIVSQNALEILEAYGIPTTKCAVASTEKEAVAAAEKIGYPVVIKINTPQILHKTEFGGVIVDLRTAKEVRDAFSALRKKLPALKKGEKYSVILQEMVTGGIETVIGMTTDPSFGPLIMFGLGGIYVEILKDVAFRINPLTDNNVDEMMKSLKSYPLLTGFRGSEPVEMDTLKESLLRLSQLVSDFDQISEIDINPFIACSAKGKSKAVDARFILRES, encoded by the coding sequence ATGAAAGGGTTAGAATATATATTTAAACCTAAATCAGTGGCAGTAATTGGAGCCTCAACCCAGAAAGGAACAATCGGCCGGGAAATCCTTCATAACATCATTGTCAATGAATTCAACGGCAAGGTCTTCCCGGTCAATCCGAAAGCGTCGGTGATACATTCCATAAAATGTTACTCGACTATACTCGATGTTCCGGATATGGTAGATATGGCGATAATCGCCGTGCCGCGTGATTTTGTGCCGATGGTCGCGGAGCAGTGCGGGCAAAAAGGGGTGAAAGGATTGGTGGTTATTTCGGCCGGATTCAAAGAGGTAGGTGGCAGGGGGATTGAACTGGAGGACCAGCTGGTTGGAATTGTCAAAAAATATGAAATGCGGATGATTGGTCCAAACTGCTTTGGCATAGTAAATACTCATCCGGAGTACAGTCTCAATTGCACTTTCGGAAAAACGCGGGCATTGCAGGGAAGAGTGGGATTTATTTCTCAGTCGGGCGCGCTGGGGGAAGCGATTATGATTCATGCCCGGGAGTTGGGGTTAGGGTTCTCGATGGTGGCATCGATAGGGAATAAAGCGGATGTTTCGGCTAATGATGTCCTGGAATTCTTGAAAGATGACCCGGATACTGACATTATTCTGCTTTACCTGGAAAATTTCGGGAATCCGCGTCATTTCACCAAGATTGCGCGGGAGATTTCGCGCGGCAAGCCGATTGTAGCGGTGAAATCGGGAAGGACTCGACAAGGCGCGGCGGCGGCATCATCGCATACCGGCGCTCTGGCGGAACTTGATGTCGGAGTGGACGCGCTATTTGACCAGTGCGGGGTGATACGAGTATCCTCGATTGAGGAACTGTTTGATGTCGGCGCTGCTTTAGCCAACCAGCCGATGCCCAAGGGAAACAAGGTAGCCATAGTAAGCAATGCCGGCGGACCGGCGCTTCTGGCGACCGATGCCTTGATAAGCCTGGGGATGGAGCTTCCTCAGTACACTGGTGAAACAAAAGCCAAACTAAAAAAGGCGCTGACCGGTCAGGGAGAAGTGCATAATCCGCTCGACCTGGTGGCAGGCGCCGGCGGTGAGGCATTTAAGCGGGCTCTAAGCGTCGTAAAGGATGACAAGAATTTTGACTCAATATTCACCATTTGCGTGCCGCCGGTGACTATTAATCAGATGGAGGTTGCCAATTCAATTCTTGCCGGCATTGAAGGGTGCAAGAAGACCGTGCTGACATGTTTTATGGGGGCGGGCGAAGGGTCGGCGGCGGTGGAATATCTTAAGAGTCGCAATGTGCCGGTATATATTTTCCCTGAGGCGGTGGCGAAAACCTTGTCGTTGATAGACGGATATCGCAGGTGGCTGGAGCGACCGCGGGGACAGTTCAAGACTTTCCGAGTGGACAAAAAGCGCGTTCAGGAGATGATTGATAAAGCCCTGAAGAAAGGGGATAAGGCGATAGTCAGCCAGAATGCCCTGGAGATTCTGGAGGCGTATGGGATTCCCACCACCAAATGTGCCGTGGCATCTACTGAAAAAGAAGCGGTGGCGGCGGCGGAAAAGATAGGCTATCCGGTCGTCATTAAAATCAATACTCCGCAAATTCTGCATAAAACCGAATTTGGGGGAGTCATTGTCGATTTGCGAACGGCCAAAGAGGTTCGTGATGCCTTTAGCGCGCTTCGCAAAAAGCTTCCGGCGCTGAAAAAAGGGGAGAAGTATTCGGTTATCCTGCAGGAGATGGTAACCGGCGGGATTGAGACTGTAATTGGAATGACCACCGACCCATCTTTTGGGCCGCTGATAATGTTCGGATTAGGGGGAATTTATGTGGAGATTCTCAAGGATGTGGCGTTCCGGATTAATCCCCTGACGGACAACAACGTTGATGAAATGATGAAGAGCCTGAAATCATATCCGCTGCTGACCGGATTCCGCGGATCGGAACCGGTGGAGATGGATACGCTCAAAGAGTCGCTATTGCGACTGTCGCAGTTAGTGTCCGATTTTGACCAGATTTCGGAGATAGATATAAATCCCTTCATAGCCTGCTCGGCGAAAGGGAAGTCAAAGGCGGTCGATGCCAGATTCATATTGCGCGAGTCATAA